One window of the Shimwellia blattae DSM 4481 = NBRC 105725 genome contains the following:
- a CDS encoding CdaR family transcriptional regulator yields MASWHLDTRMAQEIVSRTMRIIDTNINVMDARGRIIGSGDPARIGELHEGALLVLSQGRVVDIDDAVARHLHGVRQGINLPLRLEGEIVGVIGLTGEPGSLRKYGELVCMTAEMMLEQSRLMNLLAQDSRLREELVMNLIQDEDSSPALAEWAQRLGIDLNQPRVVAVVEVDSGQLGVDSAMEELQELQNALTIPERNNLVAIVSLTEMVVLKPALNQFGRWDADEHRRRVEQLLARMEEKGQLRFRVAMGNFFTGPGSIARSYRTARTTMMVGKQRMPDIRSYFYQDLMLPVLLDSLRGGWQANELARPLEKLKAMDNNGLLRRTLHAWFRHNVQPLATSKALFIHRNTLEYRLNRVADLTGLNLGCFDDRLLLYVALQLDEQR; encoded by the coding sequence ATGGCAAGCTGGCATCTCGATACCCGTATGGCCCAGGAGATTGTCTCCCGGACGATGCGTATCATCGACACCAATATTAACGTGATGGATGCCCGCGGGCGCATTATCGGCAGCGGCGATCCGGCGCGTATTGGGGAATTGCACGAAGGTGCGCTGCTGGTCCTCTCCCAGGGCCGGGTGGTGGATATTGACGATGCGGTCGCCCGCCATCTGCACGGCGTGCGCCAGGGCATTAACCTGCCGCTGCGCCTGGAAGGGGAGATTGTCGGGGTTATTGGCCTGACCGGGGAGCCCGGGTCGCTGCGTAAATATGGCGAACTGGTCTGCATGACTGCGGAGATGATGCTGGAGCAGTCGCGCCTGATGAACCTGCTGGCCCAGGACAGCCGCCTGCGTGAAGAGCTGGTGATGAACCTTATCCAGGATGAGGACAGCTCCCCGGCGCTGGCGGAATGGGCCCAGCGGCTGGGGATCGATCTTAATCAGCCCCGGGTGGTGGCCGTGGTGGAGGTAGACAGCGGCCAGCTTGGGGTAGACAGCGCCATGGAAGAGTTACAGGAGCTGCAAAACGCGCTGACGATCCCGGAGCGCAACAATCTGGTGGCTATCGTCTCCCTGACGGAGATGGTGGTGCTGAAACCGGCCCTGAATCAGTTTGGCCGCTGGGATGCGGACGAGCACCGGCGCCGGGTGGAACAACTGCTGGCGCGCATGGAAGAAAAAGGCCAGCTGCGCTTTCGGGTGGCGATGGGGAACTTTTTCACCGGGCCCGGGAGCATTGCCCGCTCATACCGCACCGCGCGCACCACGATGATGGTGGGCAAACAGCGGATGCCGGATATCCGCAGCTATTTTTACCAGGATCTGATGCTGCCGGTCCTGCTGGATAGCTTACGCGGCGGCTGGCAGGCGAACGAGCTGGCCCGCCCGCTGGAAAAACTCAAAGCGATGGATAACAACGGCCTGCTGCGCCGCACCCTGCATGCGTGGTTTCGCCATAATGTTCAGCCCCTGGCCACCTCGAAAGCGCTGTTTATTCACCGTAATACCCTGGAGTACCGGCTGAACCGGGTCGCGGATCTGACCGGGCTGAATCTGGGGTGTTTTGATGATCGGCTGTTGCTGTATGTGGCGCTGCAGCTCGACGAGCAGCGCTGA
- the degP gene encoding serine endoprotease DegP, translating to MKKTTFAMSALALSLSLVLAPVSAFAAETASAGTATSVAQPMPSLAPMLDKVMPSVVSIDVEGSTTVNTPRMSRNFQQFFGDNSPFCQDGSPFLNSPFCQGGPGAGGNQQQQKFSALGSGVIIDAAKGYVVTNNHVVENATTIKAQLSDGRKFDAKVVGKDPRSDIALIQLQNPKNLTAIKIADSDALRVGDYTVAIGNPYGLGETVTSGIVSALGRSGLNVENYENFIQTDAAINRGNSGGALVNLNGELIGINTAILAPDGGNIGIGFAIPSNMVKNLTAQMVEYGQVRRGELGIMGTELNSELAKAMKVDAQRGAFVSQVMPNSSAAKAGVKAGDVITSLNGKQINSFAALRAEVGSMPVGSKLTLGLLRDGKPVSVNLELQQSKQTQVSSATIFDGIEGAEMANRSGKDQKGVVVNSVKANSPAARIGLKKGDVIVGANQQPVNNIAELRKIIESKPSVLALNVQRGDTSIYLLMQ from the coding sequence ATGAAAAAAACAACATTTGCTATGAGCGCGCTGGCGCTTAGCCTGAGTCTGGTCCTGGCGCCGGTCTCCGCTTTTGCCGCCGAAACTGCATCTGCTGGTACTGCGACCTCTGTAGCGCAGCCCATGCCGAGCCTGGCCCCGATGCTGGATAAGGTGATGCCCTCCGTCGTGAGTATTGATGTTGAAGGGAGTACCACGGTTAATACACCGCGTATGTCGCGTAATTTCCAGCAATTCTTTGGCGATAACTCCCCATTCTGCCAGGACGGTTCGCCGTTCCTTAACTCGCCGTTCTGCCAGGGGGGTCCGGGAGCCGGTGGTAATCAGCAGCAGCAAAAATTCTCCGCCCTGGGCTCTGGCGTCATTATTGACGCGGCCAAAGGCTATGTGGTGACCAATAACCACGTGGTGGAAAACGCCACCACTATTAAGGCTCAGCTTAGCGACGGGCGTAAATTCGACGCCAAAGTCGTGGGTAAAGACCCCCGTTCTGACATTGCGCTGATCCAGTTGCAGAACCCGAAAAACCTGACGGCGATTAAGATTGCCGATTCCGATGCGCTGCGGGTGGGGGATTACACCGTGGCGATTGGTAACCCTTATGGTCTGGGTGAAACCGTGACCTCCGGGATCGTCTCTGCGCTGGGGCGCAGTGGCCTGAACGTGGAAAATTATGAAAACTTTATCCAGACCGATGCGGCCATCAACCGGGGTAACTCCGGCGGGGCGCTGGTTAACCTGAACGGGGAGCTTATCGGGATCAATACCGCGATCCTGGCACCCGACGGCGGTAACATCGGTATCGGTTTTGCCATTCCGAGTAATATGGTGAAAAACCTCACCGCCCAGATGGTGGAGTATGGCCAGGTGCGCCGCGGCGAACTTGGCATTATGGGCACCGAGCTGAACTCTGAGCTGGCTAAAGCCATGAAAGTGGACGCACAGCGCGGTGCATTCGTAAGCCAGGTGATGCCGAACTCCTCTGCTGCGAAGGCGGGCGTTAAAGCCGGTGATGTGATCACCTCACTCAATGGCAAACAGATCAACAGCTTCGCCGCCCTGCGTGCTGAGGTGGGTTCAATGCCGGTAGGCAGCAAACTGACCCTTGGCCTGCTGCGCGACGGTAAGCCGGTGAGCGTGAATCTGGAGCTGCAGCAGAGCAAGCAGACCCAGGTGAGCTCCGCCACCATTTTTGACGGTATCGAAGGCGCCGAAATGGCTAACCGCAGCGGTAAAGATCAGAAAGGGGTGGTGGTCAATAGCGTGAAGGCGAACTCACCGGCGGCGCGTATTGGCCTGAAGAAAGGGGATGTGATTGTCGGCGCGAACCAGCAGCCGGTCAATAACATCGCTGAGCTGCGTAAAATTATTGAGTCCAAACCTTCGGTGCTGGCGCTGAATGTGCAGCGTGGCGACACCTCGATTTACCTGCTGATGCAGTAA
- the dgt gene encoding dGTPase has translation MEKIDFRSKINWHRCFRSPQGEKNEHEILRIFESDRGRIVNSAAIRRLQQKTQVFPLERNAAVRTRLTHSLEVQQVGRYIAKEIITRLKEQDCLARYGLDELTGPFESIVEMSCLMHDIGNPPFGHFGEAAINDWFRQRLFPDDASICPGSKDRCRVEALRCREGEEPLNRLRRDVRQDLCHFEGNAQGIRLVHSLLRMNLTWAQVGGILKYTRPAWFCDPVPESHSYLMKKPGYYLSEADYIVQLRKELSLAEYSRFPLAWIMEAADDISYCVADLEDAVEKRIFTTGRLYQHLSGAWGDITAGDLFSQVVVDAWEKSRTEHASSIAEDQFFMYLRVNTLNALVPYAARRFIDNLEAIYAGSFNQGLLEDGGACSRLLDIYKQVAMQHVFNHPDVEQLELQGYRVITGLLDIYNILLTMPLSDFSELVKKETLRAFPIASRLFHKLSSRHRLAYIDAVARLDNRASTFAVQEYYYRCRLIQDYISGMTDLYAWDEYRKLMAVE, from the coding sequence ATGGAGAAGATTGATTTTCGCAGCAAGATTAACTGGCATCGCTGCTTCCGCTCGCCGCAGGGGGAAAAGAATGAACACGAAATTCTGCGTATTTTCGAAAGCGACCGGGGACGGATCGTTAACTCTGCGGCCATCCGGCGCCTGCAGCAAAAGACCCAGGTTTTCCCGCTGGAGCGCAATGCGGCAGTGCGCACCCGCCTGACCCACTCGCTGGAGGTGCAGCAGGTGGGGCGCTATATCGCCAAAGAGATAATCACCCGCCTGAAAGAGCAGGATTGCCTGGCCCGCTACGGGCTGGATGAACTGACCGGGCCCTTTGAAAGCATTGTTGAGATGTCCTGCCTGATGCACGACATCGGTAACCCGCCGTTTGGCCACTTTGGTGAGGCGGCGATCAATGACTGGTTCCGCCAGCGCCTGTTCCCGGACGATGCCAGTATCTGCCCCGGGAGTAAAGACCGCTGCCGGGTAGAGGCGCTGCGCTGCCGCGAAGGGGAAGAGCCACTCAACCGCCTGCGGCGCGATGTGCGCCAGGATTTATGCCATTTTGAGGGCAATGCGCAGGGGATCCGTCTGGTGCACAGCCTGCTGCGCATGAATCTGACCTGGGCACAGGTGGGGGGGATCCTCAAATACACCCGCCCGGCCTGGTTTTGCGATCCGGTGCCTGAGAGCCACAGCTATCTGATGAAAAAGCCGGGCTACTATCTTTCCGAAGCGGATTATATTGTCCAGTTACGTAAAGAACTTTCACTGGCGGAATACAGCCGGTTTCCACTGGCGTGGATAATGGAAGCGGCGGACGATATCTCATATTGCGTGGCGGATTTAGAAGACGCAGTAGAAAAAAGAATATTTACGACCGGGCGGCTGTATCAGCATTTATCCGGCGCGTGGGGGGATATTACTGCAGGCGATCTGTTCAGCCAGGTGGTGGTTGATGCCTGGGAAAAATCCCGTACTGAGCACGCCAGCAGTATTGCTGAAGATCAGTTTTTTATGTATTTACGAGTCAACACGCTCAATGCGCTGGTGCCCTACGCGGCCCGGCGCTTTATTGATAATCTTGAGGCGATTTACGCCGGTTCTTTTAATCAGGGGCTGCTGGAAGATGGCGGGGCATGTAGCCGCCTGCTGGATATCTATAAACAGGTGGCGATGCAGCATGTATTTAACCACCCGGATGTAGAACAGCTGGAGCTTCAGGGATACCGGGTCATTACCGGGCTGCTGGATATTTATAACATTTTGTTAACTATGCCATTATCCGATTTCAGCGAGCTGGTAAAAAAAGAGACCCTGCGGGCCTTTCCGATCGCATCGCGGTTATTTCATAAATTATCCAGCCGCCACCGGCTGGCCTATATTGATGCGGTGGCGCGCCTGGATAATAGGGCCAGTACCTTTGCAGTCCAGGAATATTATTATCGTTGCCGGTTAATTCAGGATTATATCAGCGGCATGACCGACCTTTATGCCTGGGATGAGTACCGGAAACTGATGGCGGTCGAGTAG
- the mtnN gene encoding 5'-methylthioadenosine/S-adenosylhomocysteine nucleosidase — MKVGIIGAMEEEVTLLRDKIDHRQTLKLAGCEIYTGTLNGTDVALLKSGIGKVSAAMGATLLLEHTKPDVIINTGSAGGLDASLHVGDIVVSDEVRYHDADVTAFGYEPGQMAGCPAAFIADPALISAAQACISQLNLHAVRGLVISGDAFINGSEALARIRRTFPQAIAVEMEATAIAHVCHNFGTPFVVVRAISDVADQESHQSFDEFLAVAAKQSTLIVEAMVQKLARG; from the coding sequence ATGAAAGTAGGCATCATTGGTGCGATGGAAGAAGAAGTGACGCTGCTGCGTGACAAAATCGACCACCGGCAGACCCTGAAACTGGCTGGCTGTGAAATTTACACCGGCACCCTCAACGGCACAGACGTGGCCCTGCTGAAATCCGGCATTGGCAAAGTGTCCGCCGCCATGGGCGCTACCCTGCTGCTGGAGCACACCAAACCGGATGTTATCATCAATACCGGCTCCGCTGGCGGCCTGGATGCGTCACTGCACGTTGGCGATATCGTGGTCTCTGACGAAGTGCGCTACCACGACGCAGACGTCACTGCCTTCGGCTATGAGCCCGGCCAGATGGCGGGCTGCCCGGCGGCCTTTATTGCCGATCCGGCGCTGATCAGCGCCGCACAGGCCTGTATCAGCCAGCTGAACCTGCACGCGGTACGCGGCCTGGTGATCAGCGGGGATGCGTTTATCAACGGTTCAGAAGCGCTGGCCAGGATCCGCCGTACCTTCCCGCAGGCGATTGCCGTTGAAATGGAAGCGACCGCCATCGCCCATGTCTGCCATAACTTCGGTACGCCGTTTGTGGTGGTTCGCGCCATTTCAGACGTGGCGGATCAGGAATCCCACCAGAGTTTTGACGAGTTTCTTGCCGTTGCGGCAAAGCAGTCCACGCTGATTGTGGAAGCTATGGTGCAGAAACTGGCCCGTGGTTAA
- the btuF gene encoding vitamin B12 ABC transporter substrate-binding protein BtuF, translating to MVKGYLQRALCALLFFSGCLWSAPRVISLSPGNTELAFAAGITPVAVSAWSDYPPKARHIEQVASWQGVNIERILALKPDVVLAWRGGNPQRAIEQLQSLGLKVVWIDARNIDDIVAALRLMGQWSPTPDQARRAADTLARQWQALRARYGQRSTPKRVFMQFGETPMFTSGAGSLQNDILAVCGGKNIFADSKVPWPQVSREQVLIRKPELILTTGGPQKIQVISQFWGNQLSVPVISINDDWFERAGPRIILAAKQICAALAQ from the coding sequence GTGGTTAAGGGTTATTTACAGCGCGCGCTCTGCGCGCTGCTGTTTTTTTCCGGTTGCCTGTGGTCTGCGCCACGGGTGATCAGTTTATCCCCCGGGAATACGGAGCTGGCCTTCGCGGCCGGGATCACCCCGGTTGCCGTCAGCGCCTGGTCAGACTATCCCCCAAAAGCCCGCCACATTGAACAGGTCGCCTCCTGGCAGGGGGTCAATATTGAGCGCATCCTGGCGCTGAAGCCGGATGTGGTTCTGGCCTGGCGGGGGGGAAATCCCCAGCGCGCCATTGAGCAGTTGCAGTCCCTTGGCCTGAAAGTGGTGTGGATAGACGCCCGCAATATTGACGATATTGTCGCCGCACTGCGCCTGATGGGGCAATGGAGCCCCACCCCTGATCAGGCCCGCCGGGCAGCGGATACATTAGCCCGGCAGTGGCAGGCACTCCGGGCCCGCTATGGTCAGCGCAGCACCCCCAAACGGGTGTTTATGCAGTTCGGTGAAACCCCGATGTTCACCTCCGGTGCCGGTTCGCTGCAAAACGATATTCTGGCCGTGTGCGGCGGTAAAAATATCTTTGCCGACAGCAAAGTCCCCTGGCCCCAGGTCAGCCGTGAACAGGTGCTGATACGCAAGCCAGAGCTTATCCTGACCACCGGTGGCCCGCAAAAAATCCAGGTGATATCTCAATTCTGGGGAAATCAGCTCTCCGTACCGGTAATTAGCATCAATGACGACTGGTTCGAACGGGCAGGTCCACGTATTATCCTCGCCGCAAAACAGATATGCGCCGCGCTTGCGCAGTGA
- a CDS encoding TRIC cation channel family protein, which translates to MLVYWLDIVGTAVFAISGVLLAGKLRMDPFGVLVLGVVTAVGGGTIRDMALDNGPVFWVKDPTDLVVAMITSMLTILLVRQPRRLPKWVLPVLDAVGLAVFVGIGVNKAFLAGTGPLVAVCMGVLTGVGGGIIRDVLAREVPMILRTEIYATACIIGGIVHATAWDTFKVPLEQSCMLGMLVTLGIRLAAIRWRLKLPTFALDDRQ; encoded by the coding sequence ATGCTGGTATATTGGCTGGATATTGTTGGCACTGCCGTATTTGCTATTTCAGGTGTTCTGCTGGCCGGTAAGCTGCGTATGGATCCATTCGGTGTTCTGGTGCTCGGCGTGGTCACCGCGGTGGGCGGCGGCACCATTCGCGATATGGCCCTCGATAACGGCCCGGTCTTCTGGGTCAAAGATCCCACTGATTTAGTGGTCGCCATGATAACCAGCATGCTGACCATTTTACTGGTGCGCCAGCCCCGCCGCCTGCCCAAATGGGTGCTGCCGGTGCTGGATGCGGTCGGTCTGGCGGTGTTTGTCGGGATCGGGGTAAATAAAGCCTTTCTGGCCGGCACCGGCCCACTGGTAGCGGTGTGCATGGGGGTACTGACCGGGGTTGGCGGCGGGATAATCCGCGACGTGCTCGCCCGGGAAGTGCCGATGATCCTGCGCACCGAGATCTACGCCACCGCCTGTATTATCGGCGGTATTGTGCACGCCACCGCCTGGGATACGTTTAAAGTGCCTCTGGAGCAATCCTGCATGCTGGGTATGCTGGTGACCCTCGGGATCCGCCTGGCGGCAATTCGCTGGCGCCTGAAGCTCCCCACCTTCGCGCTGGATGACCGCCAGTAA
- the erpA gene encoding iron-sulfur cluster insertion protein ErpA, translated as MSDDVALPLEFTDAAASKVKSLIADEDNPNLKLRVYITGGGCSGFQYGFTFDDKINEGDMTIEKQGVGLVVDPMSLQYLVGGTVDYTEGLEGSRFVVNNPNATSTCGCGSSFSI; from the coding sequence ATGAGTGATGACGTAGCGCTGCCCCTGGAGTTTACCGACGCCGCGGCCAGTAAAGTAAAAAGCCTGATTGCTGATGAGGACAACCCGAATCTGAAACTGCGCGTCTATATCACCGGCGGCGGTTGCAGTGGCTTCCAGTACGGGTTCACCTTCGATGATAAAATCAATGAAGGCGATATGACCATTGAGAAGCAAGGGGTCGGCCTGGTGGTGGATCCGATGAGCCTCCAGTATCTGGTGGGGGGCACCGTTGACTATACCGAAGGGCTGGAAGGCTCCCGCTTTGTGGTGAACAACCCGAACGCCACCAGCACCTGTGGTTGTGGTTCTTCATTCAGTATCTGA
- the clcA gene encoding H(+)/Cl(-) exchange transporter ClcA, whose translation MNPDNSSFEQRQIVRMRHGAAIRQILHRDKTPLAILLLAALVGAVAGLVGVMFEKAVSWVQYLRMDILAGVVDYGVLLWPLAFILSALLAMLGYFLVRRFAPEAGGSGIPEIEGALEELRPVRWWRVIPVKFIGGMGTLGAGMVLGREGPTVQLGGNVGRMILDIFRVRRAEARHTLLATGAAAGLTSAFNAPLAGILFILEEMRPQFRYNLISIKAVFTGVITACVVFRYFNGGQAVIEVGKLGDAPINTLWLYLILGMVFGVVGPLFNRLIFRTQDMFQRIHGGVLKKWVLVGGVIGGICGVLALVEPAAAGGGFNLIPIAAAGNYSVGLLMFIFIARIITTLLCFASGAPGGIFAPMLALGTLLGTAFGMLCALWFPGYGLNVGTFAIAGMGALFAASVRAPLTGIILVLEMTDNYQLILPMIITCLGATLLAQFLGGKPLYSAILARTLAKQQAQQSQNETPSAATPSTAPGQNT comes from the coding sequence ATGAATCCTGATAACTCCTCATTTGAACAGCGCCAGATTGTTCGCATGCGGCATGGCGCGGCTATCCGCCAGATCCTGCACCGGGATAAAACACCGCTGGCGATTTTACTGCTCGCCGCGCTGGTGGGCGCCGTTGCTGGTCTGGTCGGCGTGATGTTTGAGAAAGCCGTCAGCTGGGTACAATACCTGCGCATGGATATCCTGGCCGGGGTGGTCGATTACGGCGTGCTGCTCTGGCCACTGGCGTTTATTTTATCGGCCCTGCTGGCGATGCTGGGCTATTTCCTGGTCCGGCGCTTTGCCCCGGAGGCGGGCGGCTCCGGGATCCCGGAAATTGAAGGCGCCCTTGAAGAGCTGCGCCCGGTGCGCTGGTGGCGCGTGATCCCGGTGAAATTTATTGGCGGTATGGGCACACTCGGGGCCGGTATGGTGCTCGGACGTGAGGGGCCCACGGTCCAGTTAGGGGGCAATGTGGGGCGTATGATCCTCGACATTTTCCGGGTGCGCCGGGCAGAGGCGCGCCACACCCTGCTGGCTACCGGGGCGGCGGCGGGCCTGACATCGGCCTTTAACGCACCGCTGGCGGGGATTTTGTTTATCCTCGAAGAGATGCGCCCGCAGTTTCGCTACAACCTGATCTCCATCAAGGCCGTCTTTACCGGGGTGATCACCGCCTGTGTGGTGTTCCGCTACTTTAATGGCGGCCAGGCGGTGATTGAGGTAGGTAAACTGGGGGATGCCCCCATCAACACCCTGTGGCTGTACCTGATCCTCGGTATGGTATTTGGGGTGGTGGGCCCGCTGTTTAATCGCCTGATTTTCCGCACCCAGGATATGTTTCAGCGCATTCACGGTGGGGTGCTTAAAAAGTGGGTGCTGGTCGGCGGGGTGATAGGCGGCATATGCGGTGTGCTGGCGCTGGTGGAGCCTGCTGCTGCCGGGGGCGGTTTTAACCTGATCCCGATTGCGGCGGCGGGCAATTACAGTGTCGGGCTGCTGATGTTTATTTTTATCGCCCGGATCATTACCACGCTGCTGTGCTTTGCCTCCGGGGCCCCCGGGGGGATTTTCGCCCCTATGCTGGCGCTGGGCACTTTGCTGGGCACCGCGTTTGGGATGTTGTGCGCGCTCTGGTTCCCGGGGTATGGTCTGAACGTGGGGACATTTGCCATCGCCGGTATGGGGGCGCTGTTTGCCGCATCGGTGCGCGCACCGCTCACCGGGATTATACTGGTGCTGGAAATGACCGATAACTACCAGCTGATTTTGCCGATGATCATTACCTGCCTGGGGGCGACGTTGCTGGCGCAGTTCCTCGGCGGGAAGCCGCTCTACTCGGCCATTCTGGCCCGCACCCTGGCAAAACAGCAGGCGCAACAGTCACAAAATGAGACCCCGTCTGCGGCCACCCCGTCCACCGCACCGGGGCAGAATACTTGA
- the hemL gene encoding glutamate-1-semialdehyde 2,1-aminomutase, whose product MSKSENLYAQARELIPGGVNSPVRAFTGVGGTPLFIERADGAYLYDADGKAYIDYVGSWGPMVLGHNNPTIRSAVIEAAERGLSFGAPTEMEVNMARLVTDLVPSMDMVRMVNSGTEATMSAIRLARGFTGRDKIIKFEGCYHGHADCLLVKAGSGALTLGQPNSPGVPADFARHTLTCTYNDLGSVRQAFEQYPEDIACIIVEPVAGNMNCVPPLPEFLPGLRALCDEFGALLIIDEVMTGFRVALGGAQSYYDVLPDLTCLGKIIGGGMPVGAFGGRRDVMEALAPTGPVYQAGTLSGNPIAMAAGYACLTQVAEPGVHETLDELTTQLANGLLDAARQAGIPLVVNHVGGMFGIFFTTADSVTCYQDVMACDTARFKQFFHMMLDEGIYLAPSAFEAGFMSVAHSEEDINTTIAAARRVFAKL is encoded by the coding sequence ATGAGTAAGTCAGAAAATCTGTACGCACAAGCCCGCGAGCTGATCCCCGGTGGTGTTAACTCCCCGGTGCGCGCGTTTACCGGTGTTGGCGGCACGCCACTGTTTATCGAGCGTGCGGACGGTGCTTACCTCTACGACGCCGACGGTAAAGCCTATATTGATTATGTGGGCTCCTGGGGGCCGATGGTGCTGGGGCACAATAACCCGACCATCCGCAGTGCGGTCATTGAAGCGGCCGAACGCGGCCTGAGCTTTGGCGCTCCGACCGAAATGGAAGTGAATATGGCCCGGCTGGTCACGGATCTGGTGCCGTCCATGGATATGGTGCGGATGGTAAACTCCGGCACCGAAGCCACCATGAGCGCCATCCGCCTGGCCCGTGGTTTTACCGGCCGGGATAAAATTATCAAATTCGAGGGCTGCTACCACGGCCACGCAGACTGCCTGCTGGTCAAAGCGGGCTCCGGTGCCCTGACCCTCGGCCAGCCCAACTCCCCGGGGGTTCCGGCTGATTTCGCCCGCCACACCCTGACCTGCACCTATAACGATCTGGGCTCAGTCCGCCAGGCGTTTGAACAGTACCCGGAGGATATCGCCTGCATTATTGTTGAGCCGGTGGCCGGGAATATGAACTGCGTGCCGCCGCTGCCGGAGTTCCTGCCGGGCCTGCGCGCACTCTGTGATGAGTTCGGCGCTCTGCTGATTATTGACGAAGTCATGACCGGTTTTCGCGTGGCGCTGGGCGGCGCCCAGTCATACTATGACGTGCTGCCGGATCTGACCTGCCTTGGCAAAATCATCGGCGGCGGGATGCCGGTGGGTGCCTTTGGTGGCCGCCGCGATGTAATGGAAGCCCTGGCCCCGACCGGGCCGGTCTACCAGGCCGGGACCCTGTCCGGCAACCCGATAGCCATGGCCGCCGGTTACGCCTGCCTGACCCAGGTTGCCGAGCCGGGCGTGCACGAAACGCTGGATGAGCTGACCACCCAACTGGCTAACGGCCTGCTGGATGCCGCCCGCCAGGCGGGTATTCCGCTGGTGGTCAACCATGTTGGCGGGATGTTCGGGATCTTCTTCACCACGGCCGACAGTGTCACCTGCTACCAGGACGTGATGGCGTGCGACACGGCGCGCTTTAAGCAGTTCTTCCACATGATGCTCGACGAAGGTATCTACCTTGCGCCGTCGGCCTTTGAGGCGGGCTTTATGTCCGTGGCCCACAGCGAGGAGGATATCAACACCACCATTGCGGCCGCCCGCCGGGTGTTCGCTAAGCTGTAA